Proteins encoded in a region of the Rhodamnia argentea isolate NSW1041297 unplaced genomic scaffold, ASM2092103v1 Rarg_v2.77, whole genome shotgun sequence genome:
- the LOC125313567 gene encoding putative protein TIC 214 N-terminal part, translating into MILKSFLLGNPVSLCMKIINSVVMVGLYYGFLTTFSIGPSYLFLLRARVMEEGEEGTEKKVSATTGFIAGQLMMFISIYYAPLHLALGRPHTITVLALPYLLFHFFWNNHKHFFDYGSTTRNSMRNLSIQCVFLNNLIFQLFNHFILPSSMLARLVNIYMFRCNNKMLFVTSSFVGWLIGHIFFMKWVELVLVWIQQKNSIRSNKYLVSELRNSMARIFSILLFITCVYYLGRIPSPIVTKKFKETSETEERGESEEETDVEIETTFETKGTKQEQEGSTEEDPSPSLFSEEKEDPDKIDEREEIRVNGKEKTRDAFNFQETFYKDSQVYKTSYMDRKKKKENSKLEIFKEEPFLLWFEKIRKVF; encoded by the coding sequence atgattttgaaatcttttctaCTAGGTAATCCAGTATCCTTATGCATGAAGATAATAAATTCGGTCGTTATGGTCGGACTCTATTATGGATTTCTGACCACATTCTCCATAGGGCCCTCTTATCTCTTCCTTCTCCGAGCTCGGGTtatggaagaaggagaagaaggaaccgAGAAGAAGGTATCAGCAACAACGGGTTTTATTGCGGGACAGCTCATGATGTTCATATCGATCTATTATGCGCCTCTGCATCTAGCATTGGGTAGACCTCATACAATAACTGTCCTAGCTCTACCGtatcttttgtttcatttcttcTGGAACAATCACAAACACTTTTTTGATTATGGATCTACTACCAGAAATTCAATGCGTAATCTTAGCATTCAATGTGTATTCCTGAATAatctcatttttcaattattcaacCATTTCATTTTACCAAGTTCAATGTTAGCCAGATTAGTCAACATTTATATGTTTCGATGCAACAACAAGATGTTATTTGTAAcaagtagttttgttggttggtTAATTGGtcacatttttttcatgaaatgggttgaattggtATTAGTCTGGATACAGCAAAAGAATTCTATTCGATCGAATAAGTACCTTGTGTCAGAATTGAGAAATTCTATGGCTCGAATCTTTAGTATTCTCTTATTTATTACCTGTGTTTACTATTTAGGCAGAATACCGTCACCCATtgttactaaaaaattcaaagaaacctCAGAAACGGAAGAAAGGGGGGAAAGCGAGGAAGAAACAGATGTAGAAATAGAAACAACTTTCGAAACGAAGGGGACGAAACAGGAACAAGAGGGATCCACCGAAGAAGATCcttctccttcccttttttcGGAAGAAAAGGAGGATCCGGACAAAATCGATGAAAGGGAAGAGATCCGAgtgaatggaaaggaaaaaacaagggATGCATTCAACTTTCAAGAGACATTCTATAAAGATAGCCAAGTTTATAAAACTTCTTATAtggataggaaaaaaaagaaagagaattcgAAGTTAGAAATATTTAAAGAAGAACCATTTTTATTAtggtttgaaaaaataagaaaggtattt